From the Actinopolymorpha singaporensis genome, the window CCTCAGCCGACTCCAGGCCTCGACCGTCCGCTGATCCGGGTGGGCTGTGCCCGACCGGCATGCGTGGGTGTGCCGAGCCGACGGCAGCTTCTCCGGTAGGCGTCACCGGGCCGGGAGTGGCTTCCTCCGAACGGTGTGGCGCCAGCTTTTTGTCCACAGGTGTCGGGCCGGCGTCGCATCGGGATCTCCTTGTGGACAACGATCATGATGGCGGCGCCGGCCGGTAGGCTTCGAACATGCATTCGACAGAGCAGGATCTTCCCGGTGCAGGCGGCGGTGGTGCGGTCGCCCGGTTGAGGGCTGCGTTGGCGGCGAGCGTGTCGGGTTGGACGAGGCCCTGGCGACGCCGACCACGTTCGTGGAGGGGGTGAGTTGGGGGAGCTGATCGGTGAGCTGGCGGTGGAGAAGGCCCGGGTCGATGCGCTCACTCTCTGCTGGGTTCGCCAGGCCGAGGCGCGCGAGGTGGGGAAGGCGACCGGTGCGGCGACCACGGCTGTGTGGCTGCGGACCGCGCAGCGGATGTCGAAGAACGATGCTTCCGCGGCGGTGGTGCTGGCGCGGGACCTGGACCGTACGGTGACGTTGACTGCCGCCGCTCTTGCGCGGGGTGAGGTGTCGTTTCGGCATGCGCAGGTGATCGCCGCCGCGATCAAGGACCTGCCCCGATGGATCGGCCTGGAACAGCGGGTGCAGGGTGAGGAGTACCTGATCGAGGAGTCGCGGCGGCGTAGCCCTGACGATGTGCGGCTGCTGGGGCGGCATCTGCTGCTGGTGCTCGCCCCGGAGGAGTGGGAACGGCGGCTGGGTGAGGAACTCGACGCCGCCGAACGCGCCGCCGAACGCAGACGCTCCCTGAAATACCTGGCGAACGGGATCCCGGGGTCCGAAACCATGATCGTCAAGCTGCCGGTGCTGGAGATGGAAGCTCTCCGCAAGATCATCGAGGCGCTGATCGCGGCCGACAACGGTCCCGAACCGGACGAGCGGCCGCTGGACCAAAAACGGGGGGACGCGTTCGCCGAACTCGTGGCCAGGATGGCCGAGTGGCAGGCGTCGCCGAACCGTGGCCGTGGACGCGACTGCGTGACCGTCACGATCGGCCTGGACCAGCTCCTACAAGGCACCGGGTTCGGCACCATCGACGACACCACCCCCGTCCGTCCATGCCCTGCGGCTGCCAGACCACCGACGCCACACGACAGGCCGAGCGCAGGAAGTGCAGGCCCGGCGAGGGTGCCGCTGGCAGTGGGGGCGGGAAGCCCACAGCGGGGTCCAAGGGGAGGCCCGTCGCGGCCGGGGCGGTCAGGTCCACGGACTCCATGCCCGGCCGGAACACTCAACTGGACAAGGAGAAACGACGAGCCGAGCCACCTGACCCGGCTGGGTTCGCGGAGCGGATACCCGGACCACGAGAACCCCGGCAGCACCCACAACCGAACACCGCAACCGGAACGGGTCCAAGCCCCGACGCCGAACCGGCAGCAGATCCCGAACCCGAAGATTGGGAGCTCGAGCCGGAAGACGACGCCGACACAGACGCTGGACCCGAATCAGAGAAGGGGGCGGCGGGGCCGGACGCTGCCAACGACTCCAACAACCAACTCGATCTCCACGACGGCTGCACCAAGTGCGGCGGCGGAGGGTCGGCCCGGATCCTCCGCCTGCGCGGAGAACCGCTCTCGGTGGCGACGATCCGGCGGATGGCGTGCGACGCGAACATCATCCCCGTCGTCCTCGGCGGCAACGGCGAAATCCTCGACATCGGCATGGCCGACCGGTTCTTCACCGAACCACAACGCCGCGCCCTCGCCATCCGCGACGGGTCCCACTGCCACTTCCCCGGCTGCCACGTCCCCGAACGCCGCTGCATCGCCCACCACATCACCGCCTGGGAAGACTTCGGCCCCACCGACCTCGCCAACGGAGTACTGCTCTGCAAAACCCACCACACCTACGTCCACCACAAAGGCTGGCAAGTGCGCATGGGCAACCACGGCCACCCCGAATACACCCCACCCGAATGGGTGGACCCGCAACAGAAAGTACGCCGACCGTGAGGCCCCGAAGACTGGTTCCAAACTGTCAAGGTTGCCTTGACGGTCGGGGAGCGATATGCCCTGTGGCCCTACGCCGAGCAGCGAGACGCCGTGCGGTCAGCCGCGTACAAGGCGAAGACCGCGTCGTCGTGAACGCCCTCGCGGCCTTCCTGCAGGCCCGGCGAGGTGAACTCGCGGACGAACCGCATGCCGATGCGTTCCATCACTGCGCGCGACCGCTGGTTGTGCCGTTCGGTGAATGCCACCACCTCGTCGGCGCCGAGCTGGTCGAACGCGAACGTCAGCCCGGCCCGGCCGATCTCGCTCGCGTACCCATGCCCCCAGAAACGGTCCCGGAGGTTCCAGCCCAGCTCGAGACACTCCGCGCCGTCGACGACCGCGCGGGACAACCCGCCCCGCCCGATCAGCTCGTCGCGGCGGGCAGGCCCACTGTCGGCCCGCGCGTAGGCGACCCACTTGTGCACTCCGTCGCGTTCCCACGCCGCGCCCCACTCGGCTGCGTTCGCCTGCGCGGTCTCCATGGTCCACCGGCCGGCGTGCCATTCCGCGAGCGCTGCGTCCTGGTGCATCGTCCACAGATCCCCGGCATGCTCGGGGCCGACGGGTTCGAGCCGCAGGCGGTCGGTGAACCTCGTACGAATGGCCTTGGCCACCACGTCGCGCAGCCGCCGGTCGCCGTCGGTGCGGTCGACCATCATGAGATCGAGGTCGGCTGGTCCCACCCAGGCATACGCGTCGTGCTTGCCCTCCTCCAGCCGGGGAGCGGTGAGGTCGCCGTCCACATCGACGAGGTAGTCGAGTTCTCGGCGTACTACACCCTCGTGGGACCACTCCCAGTCGGCGACCACCGCCTCGACACTGCGCAGGCGCCAGCCGGTCTCCTCCTCGACCTCCCGGGCCAGCGCCTCCTCGGGCGTCTCGCCGGCCTCGACGTGGCCGCCCACAACGTCCCAGATCCCGGGCAGCAGCCGGCGGTCGGGGCTCCGGCGCTGGGCGTAGACCCGGTGCTGGGAGTCGCGGATCAGGGCACCGACGCAGGCAGGTTCACGCATCCCGCAAGGCTATCCAGCCATCGGCCGGCGAACGCAAGTCACGACTTCGTCGGCGCGTGTCATCCGGGCGCCTACCGCGTGGGCAGGGGACGCGGCCGCAGCCCGCCGGCACACGACGCGGAGGGCGACTGGTCGCGGCCTACGACGACGGACTGCCCGAGGTCGTTGTAGCCGGTACGCGAGTTCCACACGCCGGTGTTGGCGAGCTGGATCGCGTACGCCGCGTGGTAGCTGGTGTCGGTGCCTGGGAGCAGCGCCTGCGACCGCAGCCGCGCTTCGGGTGCGGGCAGGTCGAGGGACAGGGCGTACCTGCCCGGCGGGAGGCCGGCGCAGACCCGGGCGTTCACCTCGATCGACGTGCCGGGCTCCCAGCGGCGCGGGTCGACCGCCAACGGCACCTCGTACGACCGGTGTTCGCCGGTGAGAATCAGCCGGACCGAGCGCGGGTTGTACGGCGCGGCGAAACCGTCGTTGCGCAAGCCGAGGTTGACAGTGAACGATCGGCCCGGGCGTACGCCGTCGGCGAAGCTGCCCGTGGCGAGCCGCAGCCGATAGCCGAGCCGCTGCCGGGCCTCCTCGAGGTTCGCGCCCCAGCTGCCCAGCACGTTCTTGTTGTAGTCGGAGTTGAGGTAGCTGTAGTGGTAGCGCGCCATCTCCGCCTCGGCGCTCGGCCACTCCGAACGCGGCGGGTCGACGTTGCAGGTCTCACCGCCGACCGGGACGAACCTCGATTCCTGGGCGAGGTACTCCTGGTCCAGCGTGATCGGGTCGGACAGGAAGGTGCCGAAGTCGTCCGGGCTGGCGAGGAAGCAGTCGTTGTGGTGCCCGATGCGCGCGACCGGCGTGCCCGAGTACGCCTCCGCAGGCGGGAGTGCACCCTCCTTGCCGGTGGGCCGATCGACGGTCTTCTGCTTCATCAGCATCGTGCGCACCTGGACGGTGCGGGTGGTCGGCAACGCGCGCAGCAGGGCGAGGAACACCTCGCGCCGGTTGGCCCAGTCCTGCGGCGTGACGTTCTCCGGGTGGAGCGGGTCCGCGACGAAGTGGTCGGTGTAGTAGCCCTCGCCCCACAGTCCGATGAAGCCGGCCTGCACGGTGGCGATCACGTCCGCGTTCGCCCGCAGGACCGGCGTGAGCTGCGCGACGTGGCGCAGGACACGTTCCTTCGGAGCGTCACCGTACGGCGGCTGGTAGGGCCAGTCGTCCTTCGGCTGCGCGTACGCGAACCGCACGATCACCTTCACGCCGGCGGAGCGGGCGGTGGCGAAGTCGGCGCCGACGCGGGACAGGTACGCCTGGTCGATCGTGTCGGTGCCGGCGAACTTCTCCAGGTAGAAGACCCGCAGGATCTGGGTGACGTGCTCGCGTTCCCGCCAGCCGCGCAGAGTGGCCGGGTCCAGCGCCTCGTACCCCGAACCGTC encodes:
- a CDS encoding GNAT family N-acetyltransferase gives rise to the protein MREPACVGALIRDSQHRVYAQRRSPDRRLLPGIWDVVGGHVEAGETPEEALAREVEEETGWRLRSVEAVVADWEWSHEGVVRRELDYLVDVDGDLTAPRLEEGKHDAYAWVGPADLDLMMVDRTDGDRRLRDVVAKAIRTRFTDRLRLEPVGPEHAGDLWTMHQDAALAEWHAGRWTMETAQANAAEWGAAWERDGVHKWVAYARADSGPARRDELIGRGGLSRAVVDGAECLELGWNLRDRFWGHGYASEIGRAGLTFAFDQLGADEVVAFTERHNQRSRAVMERIGMRFVREFTSPGLQEGREGVHDDAVFALYAADRTASRCSA
- a CDS encoding HNH endonuclease produces the protein MACDANIIPVVLGGNGEILDIGMADRFFTEPQRRALAIRDGSHCHFPGCHVPERRCIAHHITAWEDFGPTDLANGVLLCKTHHTYVHHKGWQVRMGNHGHPEYTPPEWVDPQQKVRRP
- a CDS encoding DUF4832 domain-containing protein, producing MPRRLSATVALVCGLALLPALPAFASSAAGSFATGSSAIGSSTATRAATSAEGNRTERTYAASTQNIANPERGFYHHTETHFRADGSGYEALDPATLRGWREREHVTQILRVFYLEKFAGTDTIDQAYLSRVGADFATARSAGVKVIVRFAYAQPKDDWPYQPPYGDAPKERVLRHVAQLTPVLRANADVIATVQAGFIGLWGEGYYTDHFVADPLHPENVTPQDWANRREVFLALLRALPTTRTVQVRTMLMKQKTVDRPTGKEGALPPAEAYSGTPVARIGHHNDCFLASPDDFGTFLSDPITLDQEYLAQESRFVPVGGETCNVDPPRSEWPSAEAEMARYHYSYLNSDYNKNVLGSWGANLEEARQRLGYRLRLATGSFADGVRPGRSFTVNLGLRNDGFAAPYNPRSVRLILTGEHRSYEVPLAVDPRRWEPGTSIEVNARVCAGLPPGRYALSLDLPAPEARLRSQALLPGTDTSYHAAYAIQLANTGVWNSRTGYNDLGQSVVVGRDQSPSASCAGGLRPRPLPTR